The following are encoded together in the Vigna angularis cultivar LongXiaoDou No.4 chromosome 9, ASM1680809v1, whole genome shotgun sequence genome:
- the LOC108346868 gene encoding transcription repressor OFP1 — MGNHRFRLSDMIPNAWFYKLRDMGKGRKQNTTLSGKKKQTSSISITSTTSTTHSSKPNQPLHQYNNNNIPRKSYYITRDLKTSPSNTPKFSPPRKSTKQRTKRRAPRTTKFVSSGCSCRSTLESMWTKSDSPQEHSSSSPFDSSPESESPEFRTDRVLPCSSSFDEMVSLSTTSCASCKLTTNKNNPPTNDIIIDVDKNSIPRKDNKLDGYYSYNNSRNNDFDDTFSELELPPIITKPPKLLKKRELKQGSLKVRVVKEESAMKEQRNGGSVRRFSVNSPGMRLRVHSPKIAGWKGRKSVSSTASSGSRRSLSESFAVVKSSFDPQKDFRESMVEMIVENNIRASKDLEDLLACYLSLNSDQYHDLIIKVFKQIWFDLTQPRAA, encoded by the exons ATGGGGAATCACAGGTTTAGATTATCAGATATGATTCCGAATGCTTGGTTTTACAAGCTCAGGGATATGGGGAAGGGAAGAAAGCAAAACACCACACTCTCTGGGAAGAAGAAGCAAACTTCATCCATTTCAATCACTTCAACCACTTCAACCACACATTCATCAAAACCAAACCAACCCCTCCACcaatacaacaacaacaacatcccCAGAAAGTCATACTACATCACAAGAGACCTCAAAACCTCACCCTCAAACACCCCGAAATTTTCCCCTCCCAGAAAATCAACCAAACAAAGAACCAAAAGAAGAGCTCCAAGAACCACAAAGTTTGTTTCCTCAGGTTGTAGCTGTCGCAGCACACTCGAATCCATGTGGACCAAATCAGATTCACCGCAGGAACACTCTTCCTCATCCCCATTTGACTCCTCACCCGAGTCAGAGTCCCCAGAATTCAGAACAGACCGTGTTCTCCCGTGTTCTTCATCGTTCGATGAAATGGTTTCCTTGTCAACCACCTCTTGCGCCTCTTGCAAGCTTACCACAAACAAAAACAACCCCCCCACCAACGACATCATCATCGACGTCGACAAAAACTCCATACCAAGAAAGGATAACAAGCTTGATGGCTACTACAGTTACAACAACAGCCGCAACAACGACTTTGATGACACCTTCTCAGAACTTGAGCTTCCTCCGATCATAACCAAGCCACCCAAATTGTTAAAGAAGAGAGAACTCAAACAAGGGTCGTTGAAGGTGAGAGTTGTGAAGGAAGAGTCTGCAATGAAGGAACAGAGGAACGGTGGTTCTGTGAGGCGGTTCTCTGTGAATTCTCCGGGGATGAGGTTGAGGGTCCACTCACCCAAAATCGCCGGATGGAAGGGGCGGAAAAGTGTGTCGTCGACGGCGAGTTCCGGCTCCCGGAGAAGCCTCTCGGAGAGTTTTGCGGTTGTGAAGTCTTCTTTTGACCCGCAGAAGGATTTCAGGGAGTCCATGGTGGAGATGATCGTGGAGAACAACATAAGGGCATCCAAGGACTTGGAGGATCTACTTGCTTGCTACCTTTCTCTCAATTCAGATCAGTATCACGACCTCATCATCAAAGTCTTCAAGCAAATTTGGTTTGATTTGACTCAACCAAG AGCTGCATAG
- the LOC108346231 gene encoding U-box domain-containing protein 16, protein MALSPETFTTRKRRPAASFNTSKLSDLNLLFSLLQLTDQICSLDLNSSANFLFNRASCSAIRKTQLLGVVFEDMIRSSTVNPDSVVVPHSLFLCLEEMYIVLHKIKTLIEDFSNGSRFNLLMQIEIVADTFHRLTGELSTLLDVFPIQELTLNDDVRDLVLLVRKQCSESRPVIGTEQINLRREVVSVLDRIKNEIVPDQAHLSSIFEKLEIRDASSCRAEIENLEEEIQNRSEEQSKADLVALIGLVRFAKCVLFGASTPSTRSVSLRRSRSSEFAVPADYRCPISLELMQDPVVVATGQTYDRVSIKLWMDSGHNTCPKTGQTLAHTDLIPNRVLRNMIATWCREQKIPFEVETVTGKLNGGVTNKAALEATRMTVSFLVNKLKGNDNAPLSVEDTNGAVYELRVLAKTDSDSRACIAEAGAIPLLVRFLDVGMENPSLQVNAVTTILNLSILEANKTRIMETDGALNGIAEVLLSGVTWEAKANAAATVFSLSGVPAHRKKLGRKTRVVSGLVNLARSGPEGARRDALAAILNLAADRETVARLVEGGAISMAAEVMAAMPEEGVTILEAVVKRGGLVAVAAAYAGIKRLGAVLREGSERARESAAATLVTMCRKGGSEVVGELAAVPGVERIIWELMAVGSVRGRRKAATLLRILRRWAAGLDGGESEGMSTTTMITPSTTTLAP, encoded by the coding sequence ATGGCTCTTTCTCCTGAAACGTTCACAACCCGAAAACGACGACCAGCGGCGTCGTTTAACACATCCAAGCTGAGCGACCTTAACCTTCTCTTCTCTCTGCTTCAACTCACGGATCAGATATGTTCTTTAGACCTTAACAGCTCCGCCAACTTTCTCTTCAACCGCGCTTCATGTTCCGCCATCCGCAAAACGCAGCTCCTCGGTGTCGTTTTCGAAGACATGATTAGGTCTTCCACCGTGAATCCCGATTCCGTTGTGGTTCCCCACTCCCTCTTCCTCTGCCTCGAAGAAATGTACATCGTTCTGCacaaaatcaaaactttgaTAGAAGATTTCTCTAACGGAAGCAGGTTCAATTTGCTCATGCAAATCGAAATCGTCGCCGACACCTTCCATAGGCTCACCGGGGAACTCTCGACGCTCCTTGACGTCTTCCCTATCCAGGAACTCACCCTAAACGACGACGTTCGGGACCTCGTTCTCCTTGTCAGGAAACAGTGCTCCGAATCCAGGCCTGTCATCGGGACGGAACAGATTAACCTTCGGCGCGAGGTTGTTTCCGTCCTCGACCGGATCAAGAACGAGATCGTTCCTGATCAGGCGCATCTTTCTTCGATTTTCGAGAAATTGGAGATTCGTGACGCTTCGAGCTGCAGAGCGGAGATTGAGAACTTGGAGGAGGAGATTCAAAACCGTAGCGAGGAGCAATCGAAGGCGGATCTCGTAGCGTTGATCGGCCTTGTTCGTTTCGCGAAGTGCGTTCTCTTCGGTGCATCAACGCCATCGACGAGGAGCGTCAGTCTGCGACGGAGTCGGTCGTCGGAGTTCGCAGTACCGGCGGATTACCGGTGTCCGATTAGCCTAGAGCTCATGCAAGATCCTGTCGTGGTGGCGACGGGACAGACGTACGATCGTGTATCTATCAAACTGTGGATGGATTCAGGACACAACACGTGTCCGAAAACGGGTCAAACTCTAGCACACACAGACCTAATCCCCAATCGCGTGCTGAGGAACATGATAGCGACGTGGTGTCGCGAGCAGAAAATCCCATTCGAAGTGGAAACAGTTACAGGTAAACTCAACGGCGGAGTAACCAACAAGGCCGCGTTGGAAGCCACGCGTATGACGGTGTCGTTTTTGGTGAACAAGCTGAAGGGAAACGACAACGCCCCTTTGTCTGTTGAAGATACGAACGGCGCAGTTTACGAGCTTCGGGTTTTGGCAAAAACAGATTCAGATAGCCGAGCCTGTATTGCCGAGGCGGGGGCGATTCCGCTTTTGGTTCGGTTTCTTGATGTGGGAATGGAGAACCCGAGCCTACAGGTTAACGCCGTGACCACGATACTGAATTTGTCTATTCTGGAGGCGAACAAGACGAGGATAATGGAGACTGACGGCGCGTTAAACGGGATTGCCGAGGTTTTGCTGTCCGGTGTCACGTGGGAAGCGAAGGCCAACGCGGCGGCCACGGTGTTTAGTTTATCTGGTGTGCCCGCGCACAGGAAGAAGTTGGGTAGGAAAACACGTGTCGTTAGCGGTTTGGTGAATTTGGCGCGGAGTGGGCCCGAGGGGGCGAGGCGTGACGCGCTGGCGGCGATACTCAACCTCGCGGCGGACAGGGAGACGGTGGCGCGTCTGGTGGAGGGGGGCGCGATATCAATGGCTGCGGAGGTCATGGCGGCGATGCCGGAGGAGGGGGTGACGATTCTGGAGGCGGTGGTCAAGAGGGGTGGGTTGGTGGCTGTGGCGGCGGCGTACGCCGGGATTAAGCGGCTGGGGGCGGTTCTCAGGGAGGGGTCGGAGAGGGCGAGGGAGAGTGCGGCGGCGACGCTTGTCACCATGTGTCGGAAGGGGGGGTCGGAGGTTGTGGGTGAGCTGGCGGCGGTTCCCGGAGTGGAGAGGATAATTTGGGAACTCATGGCCGTGGGGAGTGTGAGGGGGCGACGGAAGGCGGCTACGCTGTTGAGGATTTTGCGGCGGTGGGCGGCGGGGCTGGATGGCGGAGAGAGTGAAGGGATGTCAACAACCACCATGATCACTCCCTCAACCACTACATTAGCACCGTAA